The Anaerolineae bacterium genomic interval TGCGAGCCGATCCCGTCTTCCGATGGGGCGGGGTTCCGGCGGATTTTTGGGCCGCCGCAGGGATGGTCCTCCTGGGAACGGCCCTCACCTTGTGGTCGCGGAGCGAACGATGAAATTCACCCTGGCTCTGGCGCAAATCGCCACCAAACTGGGGGACGTGGAAGCCAATCTGGAGAAACACCTGGCCTACATCCGTGAGGCCCAAGCCCAGGGGGCCGACTTGATCGTGTTCCCCGAACTGTCGCTGACCGGCTATGTGGTGCAGGACCTGGCCCCCTGGGTGGCCCGCCGCCCCACAGGCGAAGACCCCATTTTCGGGCCCCTGCTGGAAGCCAGTCGGCGGCTGGACATGGTGGTGGGCTTCGTGGACGAAGATCCGCGAAGCCGCTTTTACATTGCCGCCGCCTATCTCTCCGGGGGGCAGGTGGTGCATGTGCACCACAAGGTGTATCTGCCCACCTACGGCCTGTTCGACGAAGGGCGTTTCTTTGCCTGGGGCGACGCGGTGCGGGCCTTTGATACGCGCTTCGGGCGCATGGGCATCCTGATTTGTGAGGACTTCTGGCACGCCTCGCCGCCCTACCTCCTCTGGCTAGACGGCGCCGATGTGTTGCTCTTCACCTCGGCCTCGCCAGGCCGCGGCCTGACCGAGGCCCCGCAACTGGAATCGGCCCGCTGGGTGGAACACATCAACCGCGCCTACGCCAGCCTGTTCACCGTGTTCGTGGCCCATAGCAACCGCGTGGGCTTTGAGGACGGGCTGAACTTCTGGGGCGGCTCCACCGTGTTTGCACCCGACGGGAGTTTGCTGACCCAGGCTTCCTACTTCGAGGAGGCGCTGATGCTGCAAGAAGTGGATTTGCGCGAACTGCACCGCGTGCGGGCACGGCTACCCCTCCTGCGCGATGAACGCACCGCGTTGATGCAGCGGGAACTGGAACGCATCCTGGCCCAGCACGGCACCCGGAGGTAACCATGGCCCCCGAAATCAACCTAAAGATCAACACCAACCTGGCCCGGCGCATTCTCACCGGGTTCATCCGCAGCGAGATCACCCGCGTTGGCCTTTCGCGGGCCATTGTGGGCCTTTCGGGCGGTGTGGACTCGGCCCTGGTGTGCTTTTTGGCCGCCGAGGCCCTGGGCCCTGAGAACGTGCTCGCCGTGCGGATGCCCTACCGCACCTCCTCTCAAGCCTCCCTCGATCACGCCCAACTGGTCATTGAGGCCACCGGTGTGCACGCGCTGACAGTGGACATCACGCCCATGGTAGAACCGTACTTCGAGCGCTTCCCCGAGATGGACAAACGCCGACGGGGCAACATGATGGCCCGCGCGCGGATGATGGTGCTTTATGACCAGTCGGCAGCCTTCGGCGGCCTGGTCGTGGGTACGGGCAACAAGACCGAAATCCTGTTGGGTTACTCCACGCTTTACGGCGACTCGGCCTACGCCATCAACCCCATCGGCGACCTGTACAAGACCCAGGTGTGGCAACTGGCCGAGGCCATGGAGGTGCCCGAGGTCATCGTGCGCAAGCCCCCCACCGCCGATTTGTGGCAGGGGCAAACTGACGAGGCCGAACTGGGCTTTACCTACCGCGAGGTGGACCGTCTGCTTTACCTGCTGGTGGACAAGCGCTACACCCCCGAGGAGTGCATCGAGGCAGGTTTCACACCGGACTTCGTCCACGCCGTGGTGGAACGGGTGCGGCGCAATCACTTCAAGCGGCTGATGCCCCCCATCGCCAAACTGAGCAACCGCACCATCGGTTACGACTTCCTTTACTTGAGGGACTGGGGGACTTGAAGCGTGCCCGGATGCCCAGATGCCCGGTGCCGGGATGGGCCGAGGCGCTGGCGACCTGCCGTGCCCCAGGCCGGGTATCCGGGTTTTCCGGTGCCACCGATGGATGGTCAAAACCTTGACACCCGGATTTCAAGGATCGCCCATGACCTTTGGCTTTCCTCCCGCTTTGCGCGAACGCCGCTTTGTCATCTTTTGGCTGGGCCTGATGGTCTCCGTGGCCGGGTCCCGAATGCAGTTCTGGGGCCTGGCGCTGGCCCTCACCGGGGCCACCGACACCGTCAGCATGGTCATCCGCAACACCATCCGTCAGTTGCAAACCCCCGACGAACTGCGTGGGCGCATGACCAGCATCAACCAGATCTTCTTCGTCGACGGGCCGCAACCGGGGGAACTGGAAGCCGGGCTGGCGGCCCAGATGTTGGGCGCGCCCCTGGCTGTGGTGACCGACGGCCTGGGCTGCATCCTCGCCGTGGGCTGGATCGCCAAACGCTGGCCGCAACTGCTGCGCTACAACGGCGACGAGCCCATCCTGGCCGGGGCGGGGTAAGCCTGGCGCGCCTTTTGCCATGGGCCCTCCCCCTGCCCAGAGAGGCAGACGATACAAGACGCTGCGCGGCCACCCCACGCAGCGTCTTGTTTCTTTCCCCCTCTTGACAACCTGCCCCCATGGGGATACAATGAGACTGAGATACAAAGATACACTCAGAGGGGCTCATGAACTGGAAAACGCGTCTTCGCCTTTCCTGGGCCGACCGCCAGAGTTGGGCCGAGCAAATCCGCGACCAGTTGCGGACGATGATTCAGAGCGGCCAACTGGAGCCGGGGCAACGCCTTCCCCCGGTACGCGAACTGGCCCAGGCCCTGGGCGTCCATTTCAACACCGTGGCCCGGGCCTACCGCTTGCTGGCCCAGGAGGGATGGATCGCCTTACGCCACGGACGCGGCGCATATGTCCGCGACGCCCAGCCCGAGCCCTGGGCTCAAGAAGCCCTGGAGGACCTGGCCCGGCGCTTTGTCGAGCAGGCCGCCTGGTTCGGTTTCGACGCTCCGGCCATCCGAGAGGCCCTGGAAGCGGCCCTCCAGCAACGCTTTCCAATGCCCTCCGAACCTCAAACCACCCAACCCAGGAGGTGAAGGGATGAGGCTTTCCCGAGGTGTGCGCGTGAGTGTGCTCGTTATGCTGCTGGTGGCGTGGGGCCTGACCTGGTGGGCCTATCCTCGCATGCCAGCGCAGATGGTCACCCACTGGGGCCTGGMAGGRCAACCCAACGATTGGATGCCYCGCCTGTGGGGCACCCTGATYGGCCCGCTCACGCTGACCATCMTYGCCCTGCTGTATTTCGGGTTGATTCCGGCCATCGAACCYTGGCGCGAAAACCTGCAGCGTTTCTGGGAGGTGTACACCCAGACCGGGCTGGCGTTGCTCCTCTTCC includes:
- a CDS encoding GntR family transcriptional regulator, whose protein sequence is MNWKTRLRLSWADRQSWAEQIRDQLRTMIQSGQLEPGQRLPPVRELAQALGVHFNTVARAYRLLAQEGWIALRHGRGAYVRDAQPEPWAQEALEDLARRFVEQAAWFGFDAPAIREALEAALQQRFPMPSEPQTTQPRR
- a CDS encoding carbon-nitrogen hydrolase, whose product is MKFTLALAQIATKLGDVEANLEKHLAYIREAQAQGADLIVFPELSLTGYVVQDLAPWVARRPTGEDPIFGPLLEASRRLDMVVGFVDEDPRSRFYIAAAYLSGGQVVHVHHKVYLPTYGLFDEGRFFAWGDAVRAFDTRFGRMGILICEDFWHASPPYLLWLDGADVLLFTSASPGRGLTEAPQLESARWVEHINRAYASLFTVFVAHSNRVGFEDGLNFWGGSTVFAPDGSLLTQASYFEEALMLQEVDLRELHRVRARLPLLRDERTALMQRELERILAQHGTRR
- a CDS encoding MFS transporter, which codes for MTFGFPPALRERRFVIFWLGLMVSVAGSRMQFWGLALALTGATDTVSMVIRNTIRQLQTPDELRGRMTSINQIFFVDGPQPGELEAGLAAQMLGAPLAVVTDGLGCILAVGWIAKRWPQLLRYNGDEPILAGAG
- a CDS encoding NAD+ synthase — translated: MAPEINLKINTNLARRILTGFIRSEITRVGLSRAIVGLSGGVDSALVCFLAAEALGPENVLAVRMPYRTSSQASLDHAQLVIEATGVHALTVDITPMVEPYFERFPEMDKRRRGNMMARARMMVLYDQSAAFGGLVVGTGNKTEILLGYSTLYGDSAYAINPIGDLYKTQVWQLAEAMEVPEVIVRKPPTADLWQGQTDEAELGFTYREVDRLLYLLVDKRYTPEECIEAGFTPDFVHAVVERVRRNHFKRLMPPIAKLSNRTIGYDFLYLRDWGT